Genomic segment of Arachis hypogaea cultivar Tifrunner chromosome 16, arahy.Tifrunner.gnm2.J5K5, whole genome shotgun sequence:
cgTTAACTTTCTTTGATTGAAGGAAATGCAGATATTACTGTTGAATAATCGTTTTCCTTTCATATGCACTATACAATTCTGCTAACTGAACACTATTTGACCAGGATCAAATTCTTCAAACGTGAGTAGGTTGGTAAAACGAGAAGGTAAGAGTCTAATCACCCTTAAATCAAGATAGTGGGACTCACACATTATGAAAACTACAAATTCAATGGTGATTAATACCTCACTTTATCACTTTACTAATCTCCTCACTCTAGAGAATCTTTTTCCATTTGACAGAACCTCAATAAACAGAACAAGTGCCAAAAGGCAACAAGGAAATTTACCTTTGGCTGTGCCAAAGTAAGCATGCAGCTAATGGGAGCAGAGATAAGAACAACAAAATGAACAGACAGAAACCAAAAGAAGCAGGCAAAAAATCAGGATTCAGAGTATGTATGGGTAATAATCGACAAAGGGGAGGATAAAGTGGAGTGTAGGGGATTGGGGCAGGCAATAACTCAGATTGTGGGATACCTGAGAGCTTAATACTTTTCTCAGCTAATGGAATGGCAActgttcactttttttttttttcccgtttttccAGTTTTCATTTGTAAGGAGGTCTACCTCCATTTCTGATCTTAGTGTTCATTGCTGTCTGGTGTCTGCCTCcatttttgtttttcacttttccCTTATTTAAGTGTTAGCTTGGAAACACAAGTAATTGATCTAATATAGAAATTACAAATTCAACGTCAATGCTATTGTGAACAATGGATCTTAATGGCGAACGGGAAAACAGCAGGGAACTTCAATGGTTTAAGACTACTACAGTGAAAATTTGTATAAGCAATGTAAAACCCAAAAACTCTCAACATTTAGAATAAACTGGAAAATCTTCTTTATTGCTTAAGCTTTACTAAGGGACTAAAAAATATTTGGATTTTCTAGAAGAGatccattttaaataataaaaaatgtgatTTCAACCCAAAAAAAGGCAGTAAAAATGGTTTCAGATGGTCAAAAACTAGTAAATAGTTTAAGTAGATGCCAAAAGCTGAACTCACATGTTTTTAATTCTGCTGCCTTCATCAACGGCTTGCTTTGAGCACTGTGTATCCTCACAAACAATCCGATTCTCACCCACATTAATGCTACTTTGAGGTATCACTTTACCACTTTCATTGGGACCTGCCACAGgatcaacacttattccattaagTTCTAATGTATCAGATGGATTTGAATGATTCACAGTTTTCATATTGTCTTCATCTTTTGGTGGCAATGATGGACCTGGAGAATCTTGATTGCTTCTAACTTCACAACATTTTACATCAAGATTGGGAGACATGTTTCCATGTAACTGAATTTGTGAATCTGTTTTAGCACCCTGATCGACCACAGAATCACCAAGATTTTCACCAACTTGATCCACACCATCTGGGACAACATCTTTGCAAGCTTCATGGCATTGATACTTGCTCAACTGCTTATCCACTTCAGAAGATGACTTATTCTCTGTTGAAATCATTGCATTTGAACAGGTGGTGATACTAGATACACTGATGTGAGAACAACCAATGACACACGATTCCAAGCCTTGCGTTTCTAAATCAGTACCTCCTTTACTGCAATTTGCGGTCATGCAAGGGCATCTCTTTGTGGAAGTTCCACTCGATGTCAATAAGGATGACAATGGCTCGTTGCAAGCTTGATCTTCTACAGCAGCATTAGCAGACATAGCTTCTAAAGCACGATGGAGGCGCTTAGATGGAGGTAAAGCAGCTTCAACATCCATTGTGCAGCCAaacattttctctttttttgttttacaAATCTGAGATCCACTTTCAAAATGTGGCTCTAACAAATTTGAAGAAGAAACGAGAACCACTGTTCCATTTAATGCTACCGGATCCTCACCAGCCAGGCTACCATTTTCACAATTTGAGGATGTGATTATCTGCTTTGGTGAGTTAACAATGTCTTCCTTATAGCTTTTCTCTTGAGCTTGCACAGTGCTATTGAGCTCTGCCTCACTGGATGATTTGCCCATTCTAACTCTGGCTCGTTTTGATAGGGGCAAGTGTTCATCTCCGTCTTGATTTAAGCATTTCTCAATTGAATTTCCACACATATTCTGCAAACTGTGATTGGCATTTTGAGATTCAGGCTCCTCTTTCCTGATGGATGGCGTGGCAGAATCATTATTTGCCCTCTTCCTATttggttttcttttcttcttattgaatACAGCCTTAATTTCTAGATCAAGCCCTTTCTTCAACTCAACTTCAAATTCAGGCCACTCACTATTCTCAGACTGTCCAAGTTTAAAATCCGAATCTAGTGTACTTCCCTCATTTGGGCTAAAGGAATCAGAATCAACAGCAATATTTTCAGAACCATTGTCCTCCATGCTGACATCGGAGGCATATGCTGAAGAATCAGCATCATCACACCCAGAGAGATCAGGTGATTTTTTAATTCGTTTGTTCCTGGTTATAGGCACAATATGAGTTACATCACCAGCATTACCTCCAGCATCACAAGGCACAACATTGTTGTGGACTCGTGATGAGCTTCTAGATCTTCGAACAGGCTCATTTCTTTGTAGTACATGGCCTTCCAGATGCAAGTCTTTGCATCTTCCTGGAGATGGGGAAGTTACTGGCAAAGGTGAGTTCCCAGTTGCAGTTGCAACAGCATCATCAGTAGGTTCTTCCAATGATACCTCATTATTACAGGATTCACCCCTAATTGCAACTACTGGACCATTCTCAGCTGCACAAACTAGCTCTTGTCTGTCAGTCAAATTTGAAGATTTATTTTGTGAATCATGTGTCAAAGGAGCATCTCTTTGAACCTTTACATTAGCATACGAGTCAGCTGGCTTTGAGACATCTACATTAGTAACTTGATCATTGGAGCAAGTTTTCTGAACTTGGATGTCTCGCTTTAACTTTTCATAACTGGCAATAATCTCCTTTACTGCACGCACAAAATCAGCACCCCTTCCCTGTCGTTTGGCAAGAGACTGTTTCTTCTCTTCAGTAAAGGCTTCAACATCAGCAGGATTGCAGAATGCTCTTCACAACAAAATATCACTCAAAATAAGACAAATTGCAAGCCAAGCAAAATTCAGACTTAGACATAGGAAAACAACTGAAGGCAGCCAGAAGAGTTTCCAGTTCCACATTGCAACACATATAAACAAAGTCTTCTAAAGCCAATACAGTTAGCGGAAAGATTATTGTATCCTGCCCTATCATTCAATTGAATCATCATGAAGAACTAAATCAAAATTTATCTTGTGATATTATCTTTTCATATCCTTCAAGGATGGTGCAAATCATTTCCTCCCCTAATTAAAAATGCAGGTTCCAATCCATGTTCAGTCACATAACCGAGAAAGAGAACATTTCCAACTTACAGAAATCACCCTCAactttaaatacaatataaaaagctATGAAGATCAACATAAGCATTATTATAACCAACTGTAACATCAAACCCTCACGTTGAAGAAAATATGCCTAGCAATGGAGATGTATCAATGTTCTCATATAAAAGCTGCACATGCACCAAATTATATATTCTTACTTCAATTTCAACTAATTTCTAACTTCCATGGACATCAAATAAGCAAAGAACAAAAACAAGTTTCTAATTAGTTTTAATAAACATATGCAGAGGAAGGGATGGGACTACAGGAAGGGTGAGAAGTGGTTTTAACTACTAATAGCAATTCAATCAACTGAGAAATGGATTTGATTACATACATTTGTTGGGTTCCAAAGAAGTAAACAAGTACTTTCTTCCCATCAGAGGAATAACCCCACTTCTCCGGCTCACTTACCTGCAACCAGCAAAGAAAATCAAGCAAAGCTTACATGATAACCAAGAAACAACAATAAGAACAAAGCCCTTTCGACTAAGCACAGGCAGTTACGTGGATCAAATGAATGCTCCTATCATCAGCCATATCTTAAACATCTAAAAGCACATGCAACCAAGCaagaataagaagaaagaaaaattaataaaattcatcGTGGCCATTAAAAGGAGCATAATGCAAGTCAACTAAAATCTATTGTGGCCATTACAAGAATTAGTCCACAGTCTCTCTCTATTCTCCACCTTATATTCCTCATCAATTTTTCGAATCATCTAACCCCAGCGTGAGTTATACAACAAATATAAATGTCTCTATATATCTACAAGATTATCATTTGACTAAGCCTGTAAGTATATAACATCAAGATGATACATAATTCATGAAAACCCAGAAAATAAAGAACGCACCCACAATtcatctccccccccccccccccaaaaaaaaaaaaccacaaaaattaaaaaaataaataaaataaaaggccaCAACAACACAAGTAAACCGAATGATGACAGGAATACTAATATAATCCAACATGCAATTCGATTCAGTAAAGAATACGGCGTtataaacaaaattgaaaaaaaaaacacaaccaaccaaaaatatacaaactttCACTAAAAATTTGGGAAGTGGCACCTACCGTGGCGGGCCAGGCAGGGAAGCCCTTAACCTTAGCAAGCACGAGATCTCCGACCTTCCACTGCCGACGTGCGGCGGCAGCCGCCGCCGCCTTCCTGGCGCCCTTCTTGCGACTGGGCGCCATAAATTACGCAGAGTCAAGAAAAAGGAAGCGATTCGAACTGAATCAAACAACCAGACTCAAGAAAACACCGAATTCGCCAATAAATCGAATCAGAAATGGGCTGCACAGTGTGTAATTGGACGGTGATGGAGCTGACAAGCATTGAAACACAGGTGTAATCGAGAAATTGAAGGTGATCGAAGGAAGAAACCCTAATTCATAGAGAGAAGAAGTGGTGTTTTGTTTTGTATTGGTTTGGTTCAGCGAATGAGAGAGAGGGGTTGAAGGAGGTGGCGGTGGTGGCCGCTTTAGGGTGCGCAGGTAAAGAGGGTAGAAGTGTGGCTCTGTGCGTGTGGGTTCATAGTTTCATTGAGTTCATATACTCCGTGAAGTGTGCTAACGTGCGCTGCGTGCTCACTATAAACTATAGGCACGTCACGTGACTGACACTGTCCCGGTCTCCAGCCCCAAATGCCCAAATATTTTCAGTACTTCCAAAGGATCCTTCCTTGGTTTGGGGAGATTAAATTAGCCCTATTACTTATTTCTCTCATTTAATTTCACATTTTGCTGAGCATATTGGTtaagaaatcacaaaatagtaTTATTATTCATTTCTCGCATTTAATTTCACATTTTGCTGAACATATTGGTTAAAAAATCAACAACTAAAATTTAGAGTAAACTatcaaaataatatctaaaaatttaCATCTATAAAAATTTTGTAATGAATATATTTAGAGTTTGTTACGGGAGTTTATTAGTGAGTGTCCATGATTCCCATGCCTTGTGAAAATATAAAAGGTTGAATCCATTACACCAACATGATATCATCGAGCTAAGTCACTGATTTagaagatctttttttttttttttcattcattcttctttttctcatgGCTCTCGTCACATTCTCAATCATAAAAGGTGTTCTTGTACTTTTACAAGATAAACTTGATTAAACGAATTTCATCACATAGCAACAATTGGCTTTGTTTATAATTTATGGGCAAAAGCTCCAATATCACCTCCTTACTGAAAAAAGTCCCTGCACAATTTGATTCTTCTGAGGCACAAATTGCGGGCACTTTCTCCGCTGTATATACCGAATGGCGTACTATTGATTACTCTCTAGTTTTTTGGTTTCTTTCTTCCATAGACGGGTCCTTCAAAAGTCGCAGGGTGCAATGCCAATTCGCTCATGAAATTTGGAACAAGTTTTAAGAATATTTTGTTGCCTCAACACGCACAAAGATCAACTACGGACTCTCAAGAAAAATAATCTCTCTGCCTCTGACTACATTGCTAAGATCAAAGATTTAGTAGACTCTCTTCGCGCCATTGGCTGCAATCTCATTGATGAAGAACATATTGATCCTTTGTGTGCTGGCCTTCCTGAGGTATACATTTCATACATCATTATGGTTACATCCAAACCCGATGCCTTCACTGTAGGAGAAACTGAAGCATTTCTAGTTACTCATAAGGGTCTTCTTAAAAAATACAAGAACCTACATTCTGGAAATTCTCAAGCAAACATTGTTCAATCTATCTTATCCACTCAAccttcacattctcaaggatATCAAACTCACCGAGACTATGGTGGCCATTCTTAACGTATCAGAAGATAAAATTGGCAACAAGGTTCTCGCATGGAATGCTAATTATGCAACCGCTTTGGACATACTGTGCTTTCTTGCTACTATCGATTCGATCAAAATTTTCATGGTGCATCTTCAtcccaaacttagaattgattaGCCACTTATCCACCACCACCCTCATTCCATCAACCTCAATCATACCTTGCAACACCATTCATCGCCGCTGATTCAAACTGGCACCTTAACACGGGCGCGTCCCATCATCTCACATCTGATGTTGGAAGTCTAATCTCTTCTTCAAAATATACAGGCCACGACCGATTGTTTATCACCAATGGTAAATAGTGTTCCCCTTAAATCGACTGGTAATTCCGTTCTTGAACATTTTCCTTCTAAAAGAACTTTTCAATTAAAGGATATATTGCATGTACTTAAAATTACTAAGAATTTTATTAGTGTCTCTAAGTTTTGCCTtgataataatatcttttttgaaTTTCATTCATTCTATTGCATTGTTAAATCACAGGAACCAAGGAAACACTACTCTAAGAACTTCTTAGGCATGGCATTTATATTTTTCAAGATATACCGATTCCTAGCTCTTTACCCTCTCTTATAGTTCCTAAATCTTTGTTAGCTTCCCTCACCAACACTTACTCATTGTGGCATCGTAGACTTGGACATTCATCTTTTAATATTGTAAAAATTGTGCTTTAACATTGTAATTTGTCTATCTCTAATAATTCTATACTTCACAATGATTTATGTGATGCTTGTATGTTAGCAAAAATGCATTCCTTATCTTTTTTCATCTTTTGATACATTGTATAAATTTTCTTTGGAATTAAATTAGTTCATATGAATGTCTGGAGACCAGTCCCTTATTTGTCCCGTTTGGGTTTTAAATATTATGCGAGCTTTGTTGATTCCTTTACACGATATAGTGTTTATATCTTTTTTCCTCTAAAGCATAGGTTTATAATTGTTTTGTTCAATATCAAACACTCATGGAACGCCAAACCGAACTTAAGCTAAAAGCCATTCAATCGGAGCATGGATAAAAATTTAGTTCACACCAGTTTAAACAACATCTACAAACTAATGGCATCATTCGCCGTTTTATTTGTCCATACACACATCAACAAAATGAAACAATTGAGCACAAGCATCGACATATCACTGAAATTGGTCTTGCTCTCTTAGTCACTGCCTCACTACCTCTTGAATATTGAGAAGACTTATTCCTCACAACAACTTTTCTTATCAACCGCCTACCTTCTTCTGCTCTTCAACCACAAGTTTCCATATGAATTTTTTTCATGGAATCAAACCAAATTACTCTATA
This window contains:
- the LOC112756538 gene encoding protein HUA2-LIKE 3 — translated: MAPSRKKGARKAAAAAAARRQWKVGDLVLAKVKGFPAWPATVSEPEKWGYSSDGKKVLVYFFGTQQIAFCNPADVEAFTEEKKQSLAKRQGRGADFVRAVKEIIASYEKLKRDIQVQKTCSNDQVTNVDVSKPADSYANVKVQRDAPLTHDSQNKSSNLTDRQELVCAAENGPVVAIRGESCNNEVSLEEPTDDAVATATGNSPLPVTSPSPGRCKDLHLEGHVLQRNEPVRRSRSSSRVHNNVVPCDAGGNAGDVTHIVPITRNKRIKKSPDLSGCDDADSSAYASDVSMEDNGSENIAVDSDSFSPNEGSTLDSDFKLGQSENSEWPEFEVELKKGLDLEIKAVFNKKKRKPNRKRANNDSATPSIRKEEPESQNANHSLQNMCGNSIEKCLNQDGDEHLPLSKRARVRMGKSSSEAELNSTVQAQEKSYKEDIVNSPKQIITSSNCENGSLAGEDPVALNGTVVLVSSSNLLEPHFESGSQICKTKKEKMFGCTMDVEAALPPSKRLHRALEAMSANAAVEDQACNEPLSSLLTSSGTSTKRCPCMTANCSKGGTDLETQGLESCVIGCSHISVSSITTCSNAMISTENKSSSEVDKQLSKYQCHEACKDVVPDGVDQVGENLGDSVVDQGAKTDSQIQLHGNMSPNLDVKCCEVRSNQDSPGPSLPPKDEDNMKTVNHSNPSDTLELNGISVDPVAGPNESGKVIPQSSINVGENRIVCEDTQCSKQAVDEGSRIKNMHEAVRGVEIKGQEEYMNLTSISNGCLGENGTLCIQSSPSLTGGGGCVPQGSPPNTSVCNVSTSDSSNILQNGSCSPDVHQKNTSSGPIDGWKDGSVANQQSRLTGKSTDAGNAALLYFEAMLGTLTRTKESIGRATRIAMDCAKFGIAAKVMEILVRSLETESSLHRKVDLFFLVDSIAQSSRGLKGDGGAYPSAMQAVLSRLLSAAAPPGHTSQENRRQCLKVLRLWLERRILPESIIRRHIRELDTYHSSAGVYSRRTLRTERPLDDPVREMEGMLVDEYGSNSSFQLPGFCMPQMLKDEDEEGSDSDGGNFEAVTPEHDSEVHEVPEIAHAIEKHRRVLEDVDGELEMEDVAPSFDVESNSNCNVEGGDGDASQLEKNVQPSFVPPLPQEVPLSSPPLPPSSSPPPPPPSMLPPPPPPPPPSLLPPPPPPPPPPPPSLLPPPPPPPPPPPPPPPPPPPPLTPTLHLMSASTTGPYHAAVDAKNFVDSQIVRDNMHHSMAEPMTAPRSSQPINDAVCYQDPEQRGMHMTVPEPSCSFKTSMAQPQHSFRYSDGATLQHNGYPLRPPQPVPSDQFSFVHGEQLKPPRDGPPPPPPPFHSNRHHFVQNMQRENFSSNHDRSKPPPYDYQERWNPPMPYSGPQYHDNGMHVPYGCHPCESTSLPGQGWRFPSQSMNHWDSMPYRPPYEDAVPVANRGPSYWRPR